Genomic window (Aquimarina sp. BL5):
CACATTGAATATTGAGCGTATAGATGAATTGGTTTGTATTCCAATAACTAAAATTGATACTCGCGTCCTCAATAAAGAACTAACTCCTATTATTTATGATAATAACTCTAGAGCAATTCCTTTTCAACTAGAGGATATTAACGATGACGGCGAATGGGATCAGTTAATTTTTGTTACTAATTTTAAACCTGGAGAAGTAAAAAAAATTCATTACAACGTTATTGAAAAATCTAAAACACCTTCATTCCAGAAAGCAACAGACATTCACTTTGGTGTTGGTAATTCACGTGCAAATATTTCTGAAGTACAATATTACAATCGTATAAACGATCCAAGGCTGGCTCCTCAAAAAAAAATATTTCAAATGGAAGGTCCTGCCTGGGAAAATGATAAAGTAGGGTTTCGTATGTATTTTGATCCCCGAAATGGTATTGATATTTTTGGAAAAACGACTTCCAATTTAACATTATCAACAGTTGGGATTCTTGGAGATTATCACACAAAAGAAAGCTGGGGAATGGATATCCTCAAAGTTGGTAATTCATTAGGTGCTGGAGCAATTGCCATACAACTAAAAGATTCACTTTATCGAATTACAGGAAAAAATGGTGCTGCATTTAAAGTAATTGAAGAAGGTCCTATTAAAGCTTCTTTTGAAATTAACTATGTTAATGACAAAATACATAAGATCCCTATACAAACAAAGCACAAAGTTTCTATTTACAAAGGACAATGGTATTATAAAAGTGAGATCTATTTATCAGGAATAACTTCTGAAATGAAACTTGTAGCTGGTATTGCTAATCTAAAACCCAACACAATGCATATAAAAAAAGGCGAAGATAATGTAAGTATGTATTCTTTTGGGAAACAGTCAGAAAA
Coding sequences:
- a CDS encoding DUF4861 domain-containing protein, which codes for MKLFSPFSLAIILISFGCSSTYSQEITIKNTLNIERIDELVCIPITKIDTRVLNKELTPIIYDNNSRAIPFQLEDINDDGEWDQLIFVTNFKPGEVKKIHYNVIEKSKTPSFQKATDIHFGVGNSRANISEVQYYNRINDPRLAPQKKIFQMEGPAWENDKVGFRMYFDPRNGIDIFGKTTSNLTLSTVGILGDYHTKESWGMDILKVGNSLGAGAIAIQLKDSLYRITGKNGAAFKVIEEGPIKASFEINYVNDKIHKIPIQTKHKVSIYKGQWYYKSEIYLSGITSEMKLVAGIANLKPNTMHIKKGEDNVSMYSFGKQSENGDHLGMALILNKDVYYTHGTIQKKETGITNTHYVVFNSENKIPLSYYFLSGWEASDSKFKSEEGFSKEIETILQKLANPIVVEYE